In a genomic window of Primulina huaijiensis isolate GDHJ02 chromosome 10, ASM1229523v2, whole genome shotgun sequence:
- the LOC140986303 gene encoding uncharacterized protein, with product MGHTVFQTGQIMPLAPIHKTLTLLPPATLYRLPGSSQRKCVLTIKASSAAVVDGDAVARLERCFLASPPATNAPSSSAPDFGPVMKGQYGAFGAVTLEKSKLDLTQKQTKSSPELSTGGGGGNIGKGLSHGGGDGGDDGGDDDDYFDNFDEGDEGDEGGLFRRRMILGELFDRKFVDAVLNEWQKTMMDLPAGLRQAYEMGLVSSAQMVRFLAINARPTTERFISRSLPQGLSRAFIGRMIADPAFLYRLLLEQATTIGCSVWWEIKNRKERIKQEWDLALINVLTVTACNAIVVWSLAPCRSYGNTFQFDLQNTLQKLPNNIFEKSYPLREFDFQKRLQSLLFKAAELCIVGFTAGAAQGAASTLVASKKEGRLSVTIPSVSTNALGYGAFLGLYANLRYQLLCGFDRAVVSYFDVIGVTLAFSTALRILNVQLGETSRLAWLGVEVDPLAQSDDLLKAYSRPSEGSRDLSQSSSKWFINKKTIVSGLGLLGIKQKQNDANLNGEAPPPKARRKRVVRRKAAMS from the exons ATGGGTCACACGGTGTTTCAAACAGGGCAGATTATGCCGCTGGCTCCCATCCATAAAACCTTAACTTTGTTACCGCCCGCCACTTTGTACCGGTTACCGGGTTCTTCGCAGAGAAAGTGCGTTCTGACGATTAAGGCGTCGTCGGCGGCGGTCGTTGACGGTGATGCAGTTGCTAGACTGGAGCGATGCTTTCTGGCGTCACCGCCGGCAACGAATGCACCTTCATCGAGTGCTCCTGATTTTGGCCCCGTTATGAAGGGACAGTACGGTGCATTTGGCGCTGTTACTTTGGAAAAGTCGAAGCTCGATTTGACACAGAAACAGACCAAGTCTAGTCCCGAG CTTTCTACTGGGGGAGGAGGTGGTAATATCGGAAAGGGTCTCAGTCACGGTGGAGGTGATGGTGGCGATGATGGTGGCGATGATGATGATTACTTTGATAACTTTGATGAGGGCGACGAGGGAGATGAAGGTGGACTGTTTAGGAGAAGAATGATCCTGGGGGAG TTGTTTGATCGGAAATTTGTGGATGCTGTATTGAATGAGTGGCAAAAGACTATGATGGATTTACCTGCTGGATTACGTCAAGCATATGAAATG GGTTTGGTCAGTTCCGCTCAAATGGTGAGATTTTTGGCAATTAATGCCAGACCTACCACTGAGAGATTCATTTCTCGGTCCCTTCCTCAAGGATTATCAAGGGCTTTTATTGGCAG GATGATTGCAGATCCAGCCTTTTTATACAGGCTGCTTCTTGAGCAGGCAACAACCATTGGTTGCTCTGTTTGGTGGGAGATCAAGAATCGCAAAGAGAG GATTAAGCAGGAATGGGATCTTGCCCTCATTAATGTGCTGACTGTGACAGCTTGCAATGCCATTGTCGTTTGGTCACTAGCTCCTTGTCGTTCATATGGGAATACCTTCCAATTCGATTTGCAAAATACTCTGCAAAAGCTTCccaataatatatttgaaaagagCTACCCATTAAGGGAATTTGACTTCCAAAAGAGACTTCAATCGTTATTATTTAAAGCTGCAGAACTATGCATTGTGGGATTTACTGCTGGAGCTGCACAAGGTGCTGCATCAACCCTTGTTGCCAGTAAAAAGGAGGGAAG GTTATCTGTGACTATACCATCTGTGAGCACCAATGCACTTGGTTATGGAGCTTTCCTTGGTCTTTATGCTAATTTGCGGTATCAGCTCTTGTGTGGTTTTGACAGAGCGGTAGTTAGCTACTTTGATGTCATTGGAGTTACTCTGGCTTTTAGCACAGCCCTGAG AATCCTAAATGTTCAGTTAGGAGAGACATCTAGGTTAGCTTGGCTTGGTGTTGAGGTCGATCCATTGGCTCAGTCAGATGATCTCTTGAAGGCTTACAGCAGACCCTCGGAAGGATCCAGAGATCTTTCACAGTCATCTTCAAAGTGGTTCATAAACAAGAAGACTATTGTCTCTGGGCTTGGCCTTCTTGGGATCAAACAGAAACAAAATGATG
- the LOC140985586 gene encoding E3 ubiquitin-protein ligase RDUF2-like, whose translation MPTISDSGVVANGVQRRRTYHYYWCRRCRRTVRTTTTNLDEILCPTCLGQIRFELEVSNPRRLEPSPRALESLAQILDPSVNQQQQNNESNENQHGPPRRALILLQFIGPDNPPRPVSPPENMFMRPVNRGQNSNYFIQESTQNERPVPTPTVPESAIEALPLVVISGEHLKNDSSCPVCKDEFKVGDQVRELPCKHFYHSDCIVPWLHLHNTCPVCRYEVQGFPNVSFQDAHQDFHDDDENIRGNENWRWMNMLSSRPFSMIQSWAQLCLDFLDNRFEISRRESVWWRSWLSFEPLN comes from the exons ATGCCAACGATAAGCGATTCCGGTGTTGTTGCGAATGGGGTTCAAAGAAGGAGAACATACCATTACTATTGGTGTCGAAGATGTCGTCGTACGGTTCGGACCACGACCACCAACCTAGATGAAATACTATGCCCGACTTGTCTAGGCCAGATACGGTTTGAACTCGAAGTCTCAAATCCTAGACGACTCGAACCATCTCCACGTGCGTTAGAGTCATTAGCACAAATCCTGGATCCTTCCGTCAACCAACAACAACAAAACAACGAATCCAATGAAAACCAACATGGTCCACCGCGCCGAGCTTTGATACTACTTCAATTTATAGGCCCCGATAACCCCCCAAGGCCGGTGTCACCTCCAGAAAACATGTTCATGCGACCAGTGAACCGCGGCCAgaactcaaattatttcatcCAAGAATCGACTCAGAACGAACGGCCAGTCCCGACACCTACCGTTCCCGAATCAGCCATCGAAGCACTGCCGTTAGTGGTCATAAGTGGCGAACATTTGAAGAATGACTCAAGCTGCCCTGTTTGCAAGGATGAATTCAAGGTCGGGGATCAAGTCAGGGAGCTTCCTTGCAAACATTTCTACCACTCCGACTGTATCGTCCCGTGGCTGCATTTACACAACACGTGTCCCGTCTGTCGATACGAGGTACAAGGTTTTCCTAACGTTAGCTTCCAAGACGCCCATCAAGATTTTCATGATGACGATGAAAACATTAGGGGGAATGAAAACTGGAGGTGGATGAATATGTTATCTTCGAGGCCATTCAGTATGATTCAAAGTTGGGCTCAACTTTGCCTTGATTTTCTAGACAACAGGTTTGAAATTTCTCGTCGAG AGAGCGTGTGGTGGCGATCTTGGCTCAGCTTTGAACCTCTAAATTGA